A window of Heptranchias perlo isolate sHepPer1 unplaced genomic scaffold, sHepPer1.hap1 HAP1_SCAFFOLD_1028, whole genome shotgun sequence genomic DNA:
GATTCACTGGCTACACAGAGTAACATCTGGTTGAATTCTACTTAAGGACGTAAGCCCAGAATCCAGACCAGAAACTTCAGTGCATTCGTCACATCTTTAACGTAGAGAAACGTCTCAAggggcttcacagaagcataatcaaaaaAACTAGAATGGGcattgagccaaagaagcagaTTTTAGGAGGGGTAAAGGGAGGGAATTCTATAACTTGGGGCACACGAGGCagaagacacagccgccaatggtggggcgatgggagGGTCAGGGGattgtagggcgggaggaggtacagagatagggagggggaggggtgaggccatggagggatttgaaaacgcagatgagaattttaaaatcgaggctttgccagaccgggagccaactccagagtcagtgcccgtggaacccgtaccccagtgagagtcaatgtctgtgggacccgtaccccagtgagagtcagtgtctgtggaacccgtaccccagtgagagtcagtgtctgtgggacccgtaccccagtgagagtcagtgtctgtgggacccgtaccccagtgagagtcagtgtctgtgggacccgtaccccagtgagagtcagtgtctgtgggacccgtaccccagtgagagtcagtgtctgtgggacccgtaccccagtgagagtcagtgtctgtggaacccgtaccccagtgagagtcagtgcctgtggaacccgtaccccagtgagagtcagtgtctgtgggacccgtaccccagtgagagtcagtgtctgtgggacccgtaccccagtgagagtcagtgtctgtggaacccgtaccccagtgagagtcagtgtctgtgggacccgtaccccagcgggccatcagcaccttcagggcagAACGGGGAAGAATGGGGAGATAAAAATGAGGCTCCATCTTTTATTGAGCAACTGTCTAAATAAATAATGAGAAAATTTCCCTGATGCTGTGAATGGACAGGATGCATTTCTTAGTTTCATGAACAAGTTTATTGGGATCTCAAAAACATTTACAATATGTCACATGACAGTATAACGATCTTATTAAAAGATTCAGGGCCCATAAAAAGTACCAAAAAAATCCTCCAACAGATTGTCACTAACAATATTTTACGTTCAAGTCATATGtttaagaaaaataaaattacaaaagttttttttaaatgccaaggCAATAGAGGTTTGGATAACAGCTGAGTGAGGAgaaagagactgtgagagagagagagagacagagtgagagggagagagagagacggagtgagagtgagagacggagtgagagtgagagagggagagagagagagatggagtgagagtgagagagagagatggagtgagagagaaggcagagagagagaggggacagagagtgagagagagaaaaagtgctgGAAAGAGGCAATAGAGAGATGAGAGAAAATGACTGTGAGGGagacagggaagagagagagcacaTTCCAGACCTTTGAGGGAttggggtgcggtggggagggagggagagtgagttagattagggagagggagaaagtgtGAGTgaggttatagagtcatagagaggttatgggagtgagagagagagaaagaaggaaagaaaagagagcaCAGACCTTTGCGGCAAAAACacaaaatggagagagagagagagagaacataccaGGCCTTTGACGTAAAATGATACCAAGatagggggatgggggagagagattgggaagaaagagtgggtgtgagagagagggatagagagagagaaaagccatTTAGTAACAgatgaggaggggagaaagaggctaACAGAATGTGCAGAACCGAAGAATGACAGGACCTAAAGGTCAGTGAGATCGGTGAGGAACGTGCCAAGCTGCTGGGGAATTCGGTTTGTAGCGAAACAATCAACAAaaaatatagttttaaaaaaaaaactcaacttaAAGAAACAGGAAGTAAAGTCAGCGCATGGCGATTCTGCAAAGCAATTctctaattttgtttttaaaaaaataggaaCTATTTAGCAATGAAAAGAATAAAGCGAAGGCGAGCTCGGTATTTCTATCAAATACATAAATTAGCACCACAAACATCCTAGTGGTTCCATTGTGAGGGCTGCCTGCTCTGTGGCGTCTCATTCTGCAGAGGGATATTTAAAATAAAGCACCATTTACAAAGGGGGCCCTGACCACATATTCTACATTGAAGGAGACTTTTCTTTgtttcaaaataaaaataaaaatggtaTGAATATATAAATATGAAACAGCATGCATAACATCTATAAATCCGGCTTCTGGAGTGCGGCGGGACAGTTAGGGAGCGTCGGTCAAAAGGGAGACTGTTCCAGGCCAGGGAGTCACCAGTGCCTTGTAAAGAAAACGGACGGTATTAATCGGACAAAATAGCACCACACGCAAGACGTTTAAATAGCACCTATTGTTCAGTAAACATAACGTCCCCTCGCAGAATCGAGTCTCCTGGTCACTGTTCGATGGCCCACGCACATCTGGCAACGTGtagctggaatcatagaatgatacagcacagaaggaagctgttcggcccatcgtgtccgtcctAACTAAGTGATTAAAAGCACAGGCTTTTTAAGAGGCTCTTAACCAAAAGCTGCCCCCCCcctgcctccacccccccacatCCAATAACGCGATAACATAGCACCAAAGCGATTTCACAAAACAGAATGGCCCGTGATACAGGAAAAGCGTTCTTACAGAAACCTTAACATGCGGAGTGTGTTACTGTGCCTGAAGTACATGTTATAGAGCCTTGTGCTTTTGATAATGCAGCAGAGCATGGTTTATTAATCCTACGTAACACATTtttgtatatttatatatatatttttgcacATTAGGTAAAAATCAAGAGTTGTCCTTGTACATTTTAACAGAGTCACATGCAATGTTTCAAAGCCAGAAGCTGCAGGGAGAATAAAAAATATTATACAATAAAATATTTACTTACAAACGTACAaaaaagatttgttttttttttaaaaaaagaaataataaaatgtCAGCACCATTTCTGAGGAAGGGTTTAATTCAAAACATTTCTTTTATTTgacgagatttttaaaaaaagactacgATTCTGAAATAAGaccagaaaaaaattgcaggaggtACAGAGAGCGAGCCACTCGGCatctgagagagagaagggacgAGTTAGCAGGAGCAGGTCTATCATCGAGGTGCCTCAAAGCATTAGCCCAACTTTCACTTTCAGAGGCTGACAGATCGGGGGCACTTTATCACAAAGGCCTCGTGTTGTTTTGAAGACTCCACTCAactgagggggaaagggggaggaaaTCAGAAAGTCTCGGGGCTGTCGAATTGTTCACTGGACTGGTTTAATGTCTGGGGGTTTACATCGTGCGACACCTGGGAGATCGATTTCAAGATGAAGGCTTCCTTTCGAGGCAATTTGAGGGTGAAATGCGAAGCCAGAACTCTGCTCCATGCCCGCCAGTCTCTGAACTCACATGTGACAAATCTGCACATTGAGGTTACAGTGTTGTTGGTTTgcagactctccttttattcttcctctgtgttttgtgttttttttttacattttttgtttctctctctctctgaagttTCGAATGGTTTTATCCCACGAAACAGACAGGTCCTATTTCAAAGCCAAACTTCTGGCCCGACTCTCCAAAGTCATTAAACATGATGTCGATGAACGGCAGCTGCTCCACTTTGGGAGTATCAATCTCTAACACCGTCTTCTGATAACCTTTCTTTGTCTgcgagaaagaaaaacaaaaggcAGAAGTTAGAAACAAGCTTTGACCCCTGATAGGACCGAACCCGGGAGGGTTACAAACAAGTTCTGGGCTCTGATTGCACCAAACCTTGCTTCTAAAGAAAGGCAGAATtcatagagtggttacagcacagaaagcggccattcggcccatcgagcacatccggctctttgtaagaacaatccagcgagtcccactcccccgctctttccccgtagccccgcaaattttttcctttcaactgtttatccagttcccttttgaaggccatgattgaatctgcctccaccaccccctcgggcagcgcattccagatcataaccactcgctgcgtaaaaaagtttttcctcatgtcgcctttggttcttttgccaatcaccttaaatctatgtcctctggttcttgacccttccgccaatgggaatagtttctctttatttactttatctaaacccttcatgattttaaacacctctatcaaatctccccttaaccttctctgctctaaggagaacaatcccagcttctccagtctctccacgtaactaaagtccctcatccctggaatcattctagtaaatctcttctgcaccctctccaaggccttcacatccttcctaaagtgtggtgcccagaactggacacaatactccagttgtggctgagccagtgttttataaaggttcatcataacttccttgcttttgtactctatgcctctatttataaagcccatggtctcgtatgcttttttaaccactttctcaacctgttctgccaccttcaaagagttatgcacatacacccccagatctctctgttcctgcaccccctttagagttgtgccctctagtttatattgtctctcctcattcttcctatcgaaaagtatcactttgcatttttctgtgttaaatttcatctgccacgtgtccgcccattccaccaacctgtctatatcctcttgaagtctatcactatccttctcactgtttactacacttccaagttttgtgtcatctgcaaatcttgtaattgtgccctgtacacccaagtccaagtcattaatatatatcaagaaaagcagtggtcccagcactgacccctggggaacaccactgtacacctccctccagtccgaaaaacaaccgttcaccactactctctgtttcctgtcactacttaaaataaatatttagaaGTATTTtgcttatcaaggtgagggatgttggtgTTGAGAATGGAGTTCTCCCCATTTTAGGTCAGTATCGAGCAGTcctgggtcaggtacagcacaaaactccctctactctgccccaacaatttaGCCCCAATCTCAGAGCAGCGTCatttactgcaccagtgtgacattggtTCAATTCCCTGTCACATTGCCAATCAGTGCTGACTCAGagactgtgctgtagactcaggcgcaccaggaactggattgagacattTCACATCGGACTGAGAgggaactttcatcccatcagtccagcaggtcacagaggtgaaaggccagagtttaacccactgcaccaACCTACGCTTGATACACTCGTGTATACACAAAACCCCATCACATCAAGGGGTGTCCACACACTTCACACATAAGACCAGGTCTGACCAAAGGTCTTCGACCAGAAACGTTAActttgcttctttctccacagacgcggcCTCACTCACTGAGCTTCTCCtgtatttcctgtttttatttcaccaaCAATGAATTActgtgaagtgcagtgactgttgtgatgtaggtaaaacatggcagccatattGCACACAGAAagagcccacaaacagcagttgatgtgtttttggtggttttggttgatggaggaatgccggtcaggacactgggagaacacctGGCTGTTACCTGAACAGTACCATGGGGTCGTCACTGTCCATCTGTACAGGAAGACCATATCCTCGTTTCCATGGTCTCCAGCAGAAACTGGCACTTCCAATAATATTAATGGTGGACTGAGGATGTAGCCATCAAATCCTGGGGTGAGACTTCTCAGCTCGATAAAATATAGGGTGGGtgcagggatagggtgagagcggggatagggtgggagcggggatagggtgggagcggggatagggtgggagcggggatagggtgggagcggggatggggtgggagcggggatagggtgggagcggggatggggtgggagcggggatggggtgggagcggggatggggtgggagcgggaatggggtgagagcgggaatggggtgagagcggggatagggtgggagcggggatggggtgggagcgggaatggggtgagagcgggaatggggtgggagcggggatagggtgggagcggggatggggtgggagcggggatggggtgggagcggggatggggtgggagcgggaatggggtgagagcgggaatggggtgagagcgggaatggggtgggagcggggatagggtgggagcggggatggggtgagagcgggaatggggtgggagcggggatggggtgggagggggaatggggtgggagcggggatggggtgggagcggggatggggtgggagggggaatggggtgggagcggggatagggtgggagcggggatagggtgggagcggggatagggtgggagcggggatagggtgggagcgggaatggggtgggagcggggatggggtgggagcggggatagggtgggagtggggatggggtgggagcgggaatggggtgagagcgggaatggggtgagagcgggaatggggtgggagcggggatggggtgggagggggaatggggtgggagcgggaatggggtgggagcggggatggggtgggagcggggatggggtgggagcggggatggggtgagagcgggaatggggtgggagcggggatggggtgggagggggaatggggtgggagcggggatggggtgggagcggggatggggtgggagggggaatggggtgggagcggggatagggtgggagcggggatagggtgggagcggggatagggtgggagcggggatagggtgggagcgggaatggggtgggagcggggatggggtgggagcggggatagggtgggagtggggatggggtgggagcggggatggggtgggagggggaatggggtgggagcggggatggggtgggagcggggatggggtgggagcgggaatggggtgggagcggggatagggtgggagcggggatagggtgggagcggggatagggtgggagcggggatagggtgggagcaggaatgctggctGATTGCTCCTCTCTAATACCCAAGGGCCAATTGTAGATCTTACTGCCATATTGCGAAGATCTACCTCGATGACACAGACCGGGCACGGAATCTCTGTGGTCTGTGTGTCCACCACAATAACCAAAAGACTAACCTGGAGCTAACAGGTTCAATAGTTTGGTGAAACCTTTCTGCTTTAACCCCAGGAGAGAGACGAGCGAGCACTCACTGCACACTTGTCCACGATGGCCTGGATGTAGGGGTTGTTATCGTACGACATCTCCTCATCGTTCGAGCCCAGGAAGCGGATGGCCTTGTCGTAACTGTCGGTAGCCGTGTCGTACCACGCCACAGTTTGGTGGCAGTTGTAGGTGAGGTTCTGATGGGCTGAGGCACTCAGTAGCCTGAGGAAGGTCATCTGCACCACTCCGATTGGATTGCTGTCTGAGTCCGCGTAGGAAAGCtgattgtggagagagaaagtgaaCAACAACGGAGGCGGGAGACCATTCAAAACTAAACATCATGCCTTCAACTCACTCACAGTCAGCCAAGAATGAAGTGACCCCTTGGAACTCCCTGGGATGTAATGGTGAGATATTCTCCACAGTCTGTCTCCCACCACATATTTAACACATTTCAAAAGCAGCAAACCTACCCTGCACTCTGTGTCTCACGGAGTCTCCTTCAAGGTTACAACAGAAACTGGGCTGATTCTCCTGGTCATGGGTGGATTAAACCTTCCCTTTGTGCTACATTTAATCACTGATGTTAATCTAATGGATTAACGAGTGCCCACAAGGTCAGGCAAGAATTTTATAGGAACTGGAAAACCCAGCGGGCCCAACAAGCCTGTCCAGATTTGAGagctcaatcccaccgacccaccttctccccgtatcctcaatcccacccacccaccttctccccatatcctcaatcccacccacccaccttctccccatatcctcaatcccacccacccaccttctccccgtatcctcaatcccacccacccaccttctccccatatcctcaatcccacccacccaccttctccctgtatcctcaatcccacccacccaccttctccccgtatcctcaatcccacctacccaccttctccccatatccctcaatcccacttacccaccttctccccatatccctcaatcccacttacccaccttctccctatatccTCAATCCCTTCCTGTCCCTCTCCAGAAATATCTAATTGCACCATGACCTTATTTACACTGTCTGTTTCCCTGGTAATGTAGTCCAGGACTCGATTTCCCTTTGGGTGGAAGGGAGGGATATTGAGGGGTTCACAATGTGCTTTGTGGTCTCAGTAAGAGCTTCACTGGACCTCAGTGACCATCAAAAACATTAATCTTCAACCATGTGACCGTCCGTAGCCTTATCTacatgtgtaaacaattttacaacaccaagttatagtccaacaattttattttaaaaaccacaagctttcggaggcttcctccttcctcaggtgaatgtcacattcacctgaggaaggaggaagcctctgaaagcttgtggtttttaaaataaaattgttggactataacttggtgttgtaaaattgtttacaattgtcaaccccagtccatcaccggcatctccacatcttatctACATGTGACATCTTGTCTAATAAAGACCCAAATACAGCAGTGATCTCCTGCCATCACTCGAAATCTATTCTTCAATTCTCCCACTCTCATCGCTGCCTCACTCTCACCCCATCCTAATCACCCTCGcatcaccccctcccttccctcaccccctcccttccctcaccccctcccttccctcaccccctcccttccctcaccCCAACTCGGGCCCCCGCCCCACTCTCACTCCTGCCTCACACACCCTATCCCACACTCGCCCCATTTAACAATCACCCcgaccccactctcacccccattCCATACtcatccccgtcccactcccgccCCTCGCCCCACCCTCGCTGCGCCCTGTGTTCGGTCTCGCCGGGTCGAAGGTCATCGATTATGGCTCTGATAGTCTCATCccgtcagactgtgagtgtcagAATCAGAGGCCAACTTAAGACAAAACTCTTTTACCAACTGCCGTTTCCAGGATCCGTGGCCGTTTCCAGGTTCCTTCCAACACTCGTGAGAGTGACGTATGACTGAACATGGGGAAGAAAAGACatgcgggggggagggagtgagaggggtgaCACAGCAAGCGGGAGAGAACACGACCAGCGATCAGAAGCAGAGCCAATCACACATCCCTTTCCCGAGATCAGAATTCATTCTGGAGCTGACAGCATGGCCTTGAAACGATTGCAAGAAATCTAAGCGAATGGGCCGGCTGCTGGGCCTTTGTCTCAGGCTCTGCGTATCCTAGGCGACCAGTTTCTTGATGAAAGTTGATGCCCGCCTCTCCCGAATGACAGAAAAATGACTGATTATTTCTGTGCACTCTGGGGAGTCGACACCACCCAGAGGCAGTGAGAAGGTTCAATCAGAACAGCGATCCTTAgtttcattatttaaaaaaaaaagttgaggctTTTACGAAGGGAGACgagggtcaccaaccctcccggattgtcctggaatctccaggaattaaagagtaATCTCCAGGACATTTGCTGTGAGCACAAtcccaggaaaaaaaaatcataggggcattaaacaaaattgttgTGTTTTTTCATGCACTTTGAACACAGTTTCGCTTCTGagttataaaaatactggagatTTGGGGGaataggctgtttgactgggtgaggcGGTTGGAAGCAGATGATGAAAGCTCCAGGAGCACGTCCAATCAGAGCTGACCAGCCTCCGTCAGACACTTTCTCTGCATCAACTGCTTTTGATTGTCACTTGCTCTCTTGAAGCCACGATCTTTGTCTGACTGCCCCGCGGACATGCTGCCTTCTACCAGCTGGTTCGGATTGGGTTGTCTCGCTCGATGGCACGATTGGCTGGTGCTGAGGCACCACCCAAACTTGTCACCGACTCTGTAAACCAGTAACAGTTGCCCATGGACAGCAGGTTTCTGTACCTGAACACGAATGAACGTTTCGATGAAATGCTACCTGAGAACATCATCTCAAAGGCGGCCACGTCCCCGAGGGAGGGTGAACCAATGCAGGCCGCTCCTGTGCGCTCACCAAAAGTTGGTCTCAGAGTTGCACTGACCAGGAGGGTGTCTTTGCCAACCTACCCCCATGGATTGGGTTGGGGTTTGATACGATGGGTGACTGCtcttctcctgaaagtgctgaccctcgctggggtccagttccatatCTCCAACACCTCAGTCAAGTGGCCAGTCACCATGTGTCAGCTGGTAGGCtagtggaccgtggagctcctcacccaacatccgcaCAGGGTCGTGGAAagatacagcacagcaggaggccactcggcccatcgtgcatgtgccagccctttgaaagagcaatccaattagtcccactcccctgctctttccccattgccctgtaaatgtctccttttcaagtatttatccaattcccttttgaaagttattattgaatctgcttccaccaccctttcaggcagcgcattccagatcagaacaactcgctgcgtaaaaaaaattctcctcatctcccctctggctcttttgtcaattaccttaaatctgtgtcctctggttaccgacccttctgccactggaaacagtttctccttatttactctatcaaaacccttcattattttgaacccctcgattaaatctccccttaaccttctctgctctaaggagaacaatcccagcttctccagtctctccacataactgaagtccctcatccctggtaccattccagtaaatctcctctgcaccctctccaaggccttcacatccttcctaaagtgcggtgcccagaattgaacacaatattccagctgggacctgaccagtgatttatgaaggtttagcataacttccttgcttttgtactctatgcctctatttataaagcccaggatcccatatgcttttttaacagccgtcacaacttgtcctgccaccttcaaagatttgtttacatccacccccaggtctctctgttctgaaGATTGAGGATCCATGATGTGAGCTGGGAGAAAGACTTCAGCCCCGGGAGTGATAGGTGACTTTCTAAACCCGACGGGGTTTTCGTGTTCCCGTTGCATTCCCTGGGAGAAGCGGGAAGCGGGAGCTGCCCTGGGGAaaatcccccccccgccccaccccggcCAATGTTTCGACAGCTGTCCGTTGCTCGCAAGAAAAGAGGTGAAGCAGAAAGTCATTGGGTGAAGATCCTGAGGCTTTGCCACCAAACCTCAGAGAGTCGGAGTCTGCAGCCAAGGTAAACATCCCATCACAGCACAGTAAAGATCAGGGAAGATACAGGAAGTCAGAGactgggaggggaagaggagaaaggtcaggaccgCTGACACTGAGCTGCTCAGACAGTGATCTAATCTTGCAGGGCCCGCCCACACGCTGCCCAACGAAAGGGAATGAGGAATGTTAATCCCTTCACCAATGCCACCAAATGGGATCATAAATATTCATGACGGTGCCTCAGTAAATTGGTGATGTTGTGAAAAGGTATTTTCGCCCACTCCAATTTGTCTCCCGGAGGTGGTCTCACTGGGGTAAGGCTCCCATGGGCAccaactctccctggggtacgagTCCCATAaacactgaatctcactggggtacgggttccatagacactgactctcactggggtacgggttccacagacactgactctcactggggtacgggttccacagacactgactctcactggggtacgggtcccacagacactgactctcactggggcgaggttgaggggggagggatcGAGGGGACGAGTATCCTATGCTTCTCTGAGTAACTCAGTGAGTGTGACTGTGCAGGGTAAAGCGAGAGTTACAGCATCGAGCGGCCAGATCAGAAAGCACTAGCCTGTGTCAGCCATGGAGTAAGATGTAGGGCAGTTTAGCCACTTACCAGGGTGCCTCGCTTGTACTGACTATACCAAGCACCAG
This region includes:
- the LOC137307519 gene encoding collagen alpha-1(V) chain-like, which produces EYWIDPNQGCSRDSFKVLCNFTSGGETCIFPDRKSEGARVTSWPKELPGSWFSEFKRGKLLSYADSDSNPIGVVQMTFLRLLSASAHQNLTYNCHQTVAWYDTATDSYDKAIRFLGSNDEEMSYDNNPYIQAIVDKCATKKGYQKTVLEIDTPKVEQLPFIDIMFNDFGESGQKFGFEIGPVCFVG